The following are from one region of the Bremerella sp. JC817 genome:
- a CDS encoding transposase encodes MAGKREVLLTDEQWKMVKPFIPEVPTTRRGGRPRADDRACFEGILWVLRSGARWKDLPDWYPSPSTCWRRLAEWEEAGVFVDMWHAFIDELDEQGRINWDEIFMDGSFAPAKKGATTWAKPNVEKVQSGWWWQMAKEYLWHVPSTRRRRRK; translated from the coding sequence ATGGCTGGAAAGCGTGAGGTTCTGCTCACCGACGAGCAGTGGAAAATGGTGAAGCCGTTCATTCCAGAGGTCCCGACAACTCGCCGGGGTGGAAGACCTCGGGCGGATGATCGGGCCTGTTTTGAAGGCATTTTGTGGGTGCTTCGCAGCGGGGCACGCTGGAAGGATCTGCCGGATTGGTATCCATCGCCCAGCACCTGCTGGCGACGATTGGCCGAGTGGGAGGAAGCAGGCGTCTTCGTCGATATGTGGCATGCGTTCATCGATGAGCTCGACGAACAAGGCCGCATCAACTGGGATGAGATCTTCATGGACGGCAGCTTCGCTCCAGCAAAAAAAGGGGCCACGACGTGGGCAAAACCAAACGTGGAAAAGGTACAAAGTGGATGGTGGTGGCAGATGGCCAAGGAGTACCTCTGGCATGTTCCGTCCACTCGGCGTCGAAGGCGGAAGTGA
- a CDS encoding IS5 family transposase, producing MVVADGQGVPLACSVHSASKAEVKLAEETLQKAKFPEKPTPVVADKAYDSDQLRDDLAEQNWELVCPHRRNRKRKPRQDGRKLRRYRRRWIVERTISWIGNFRRLVVRYEHHSWIYQAFIHVACGLICLRRF from the coding sequence ATGGTGGTGGCAGATGGCCAAGGAGTACCTCTGGCATGTTCCGTCCACTCGGCGTCGAAGGCGGAAGTGAAGCTGGCCGAAGAGACGCTCCAGAAAGCGAAATTCCCCGAGAAGCCGACGCCAGTGGTCGCCGACAAAGCGTATGATAGCGACCAACTTCGAGACGACCTGGCCGAGCAGAATTGGGAACTGGTCTGCCCACACCGCAGGAACCGAAAACGAAAGCCTCGGCAGGATGGCCGAAAGCTGAGAAGATACCGCCGCCGCTGGATCGTCGAACGAACGATCTCGTGGATCGGCAACTTCCGTCGACTGGTCGTGCGGTACGAACATCACTCGTGGATTTACCAAGCCTTCATACATGTAGCGTGCGGGCTCATTTGTTTACGTAGGTTTTGA
- a CDS encoding ABC-F family ATP-binding cassette domain-containing protein, with product MPPVITIQNATKRFGHKTLLDGATAAITDDHKVGLVGRNGAGKSTLCRAILGDEELEKGEVVLHPKTRLGYLRQHDPFVPGETVVEFLMRDSEQPDWKCGEVAARFEIKGAMLDVPVHSLSGGWQTRVKLTALLLHDPTFLILDEPTNFLDIRTQMLLERFLKSYKGGYLIVSHDRGFLKQTCNQTLELSRGKLTLYPGTIESYIEYREERKQHDQRVNAATKAKQKQLQTFIDKNRAGANTAAQAKNKQKQLDRLSLLEIEEEEASAYIRVPQVDPRKGTAVRCEDLSIGYPDKLIADGITLDIEHRARAAVVGDNGQGKTTFLRTLVGSLDPKAGEVKWGHGTEIGVYAQHVYSSLPANDTVEDYLLSVRDPSINHQQLLSVAGSFLFRGEDVKKKVKVLSGGERARLCLAGLLLGKYNILILDEPGNHLDVETVDSLCEALDDYNGTVIFTSHDRYFVRRIATQIIEVGGGKVTHIPSDYEHYLYRLSQEIDDEDGNVAAGQSGGDNRDGDLAKEERKARNQQARAARKELNKLESKIAKLDDERKALNNKLLTVTDAAEAQKVHARFTELADEISELEGKWLEFQEQLEGWDEG from the coding sequence GTGCCTCCTGTCATTACCATTCAGAACGCAACGAAGCGATTCGGTCACAAAACGCTCCTCGACGGCGCTACGGCCGCCATCACCGACGACCACAAAGTGGGCCTGGTCGGCCGCAACGGGGCCGGCAAGTCGACCCTCTGCCGAGCGATCCTCGGTGACGAGGAACTAGAAAAAGGGGAGGTGGTGCTGCACCCCAAGACAAGACTTGGTTACCTTCGCCAGCACGACCCGTTTGTCCCTGGCGAGACGGTCGTCGAGTTTCTGATGCGCGACAGCGAGCAGCCCGACTGGAAGTGTGGCGAAGTCGCCGCTCGGTTTGAAATCAAAGGGGCGATGCTCGACGTTCCGGTCCACAGCCTTTCTGGCGGTTGGCAAACGCGTGTCAAGCTGACCGCCCTGCTGCTGCACGATCCGACGTTTCTGATCCTGGACGAACCGACGAACTTCCTCGACATTCGTACCCAGATGTTGCTGGAACGATTCTTGAAGAGCTACAAGGGTGGCTATCTGATCGTTTCGCACGATCGAGGTTTCTTGAAGCAGACCTGCAACCAAACCTTGGAACTGTCGCGCGGTAAGCTGACGCTTTACCCTGGCACGATCGAATCGTACATCGAATATCGCGAAGAGCGAAAGCAACACGACCAACGCGTGAACGCCGCTACCAAGGCGAAGCAGAAGCAACTGCAAACCTTCATCGATAAGAACCGCGCCGGTGCCAATACCGCCGCCCAGGCGAAGAACAAACAGAAGCAACTCGACCGGTTGAGTCTGCTGGAAATCGAAGAAGAAGAAGCAAGCGCCTACATTCGTGTTCCCCAGGTCGACCCTCGTAAGGGAACCGCGGTCCGCTGCGAAGATCTTTCGATCGGCTATCCCGATAAGCTGATTGCGGACGGAATTACCCTCGACATCGAACACCGTGCCCGCGCGGCGGTGGTCGGTGATAACGGTCAGGGTAAGACGACATTCCTTCGCACGCTGGTCGGTTCGCTCGATCCTAAGGCAGGCGAAGTGAAATGGGGCCATGGCACCGAAATCGGCGTCTACGCCCAGCATGTTTACAGTTCGCTACCGGCGAACGACACCGTCGAAGATTACCTGCTGAGCGTCCGCGATCCGTCGATCAATCATCAGCAACTACTTAGCGTCGCTGGTAGCTTCCTCTTCCGTGGCGAAGATGTGAAGAAAAAGGTGAAAGTGCTCAGTGGTGGCGAGCGTGCTCGACTTTGCCTCGCCGGCTTGCTGCTGGGCAAATACAACATCCTGATCCTCGACGAACCTGGCAACCATTTGGATGTCGAAACGGTCGACTCGTTGTGCGAAGCTTTGGACGATTACAACGGCACCGTGATCTTCACCAGCCACGATCGCTACTTCGTCCGCCGCATCGCCACGCAGATTATCGAAGTGGGTGGCGGCAAAGTGACGCACATCCCGAGCGACTACGAGCATTACCTCTATCGCCTCAGCCAGGAAATCGACGACGAAGATGGCAACGTTGCCGCCGGTCAAAGCGGTGGCGATAACCGCGACGGCGACCTGGCCAAAGAAGAACGCAAGGCGCGTAACCAACAGGCCCGTGCCGCCCGGAAAGAGCTGAACAAGCTGGAAAGCAAAATCGCCAAGCTCGATGACGAACGGAAGGCTCTGAACAACAAACTGCTGACCGTGACCGACGCCGCCGAAGCCCAGAAAGTCCACGCCCGCTTCACCGAACTGGCCGACGAGATCTCGGAACTGGAAGGCAAGTGGCTTGAGTTCCAGGAGCAACTGGAAGGCTGGGACGAGGGTTAA
- a CDS encoding pentapeptide repeat-containing protein produces MNKSQSSVIVAESASASKTAYNEGKLTPAVLADLKAKHPNFTGDWLHLVQLEQSLRRPGSDPQRFSDWNLWRHEALEGDQPQDKVVHLEGISLRSADLRGVHLEGAVLRDATVAASDFRGARLAGAILTEANLSFCDFAEADLAETDLQDCNLDHANFRSANLEKANLTGAILTSAKLKQIQAAEANFGRGKLVAADLTGANLARANFERANLADVTLDSACLDGASLNDADLNYANLQNASLKQADLQRANLHGASAHGANCEKADFTAAILRQANLGNCDLRGTIGLLLDETFVTGGEFDAKANDPWTRLLQTYTWRNLALVGLFFGLLAIPFTVGGYFKSAKELIERPIPRQVEEISANFFKVAHTDYEIEEFLRFRYDEFYAPQVNNLASRWTHIYLALGGIDGMIFWCTVTAMTFCLMQRWALTRSIQRLQSQNAIFRRTPKLNEYMGPYGPIGEEPHSWYFAFAKWLQGHVVEERVDHGQPQQTMRPLRWAGFPGWWLAAMRSINPLWKATPENLKRTPPPSWIDALGMTRIDRMNQSLTWGIAVIILFLICRLVIEMVLGSQLHFGQ; encoded by the coding sequence ATGAACAAGTCGCAATCTTCGGTAATTGTTGCGGAATCCGCTTCCGCGTCCAAGACGGCCTATAACGAAGGCAAGCTGACGCCTGCCGTTCTGGCCGATTTAAAGGCAAAACATCCCAATTTCACGGGAGATTGGCTGCACCTGGTTCAGTTGGAGCAAAGCCTTCGCCGGCCTGGTTCCGATCCGCAGCGCTTTAGCGACTGGAATCTGTGGCGGCACGAGGCCCTGGAAGGGGACCAGCCGCAGGACAAAGTGGTTCACCTGGAAGGCATTTCGCTGCGAAGCGCCGACCTGCGAGGCGTTCACCTGGAAGGGGCCGTGCTTCGCGACGCGACCGTTGCCGCCAGCGATTTTCGGGGGGCCCGTCTCGCCGGAGCGATCCTGACCGAAGCGAATCTCTCGTTCTGCGATTTCGCCGAAGCCGATCTGGCCGAGACCGATCTGCAAGATTGTAACCTCGATCATGCGAATTTTCGGAGTGCCAATCTTGAAAAGGCAAATCTAACCGGAGCGATCCTGACCTCCGCGAAGCTAAAACAAATCCAAGCGGCCGAGGCCAACTTTGGCCGTGGCAAACTGGTGGCGGCCGACCTGACCGGAGCGAACCTGGCCAGGGCCAACTTCGAGCGAGCCAACCTGGCCGACGTGACCCTGGACTCGGCTTGTCTTGATGGGGCGAGCCTGAACGATGCCGACTTGAACTATGCCAATCTGCAGAATGCCAGCCTGAAGCAAGCTGACCTACAGCGGGCGAATCTGCACGGGGCATCGGCCCACGGAGCCAATTGCGAGAAAGCGGACTTCACCGCGGCCATCTTGCGACAAGCGAACCTTGGCAACTGCGATCTGCGGGGGACGATTGGCCTGCTGCTGGACGAAACGTTCGTTACCGGCGGCGAGTTCGATGCGAAAGCGAACGACCCCTGGACGCGGCTGCTGCAAACGTACACCTGGCGAAACCTGGCCCTGGTCGGTCTCTTTTTCGGGCTGCTCGCGATCCCATTTACGGTTGGGGGCTATTTCAAGTCGGCGAAGGAGTTGATCGAACGTCCCATCCCGCGGCAGGTCGAAGAGATCTCCGCGAACTTCTTCAAAGTGGCTCATACCGATTACGAGATCGAAGAGTTCCTGCGATTCCGCTACGACGAATTTTATGCTCCGCAGGTCAATAACCTGGCTAGTCGCTGGACGCATATCTACCTGGCGCTGGGTGGCATCGACGGGATGATCTTCTGGTGCACGGTCACGGCGATGACGTTCTGCCTGATGCAGCGCTGGGCACTGACGCGAAGCATACAGCGGCTGCAATCGCAGAACGCGATCTTTCGCCGGACACCCAAGCTGAACGAGTACATGGGGCCGTACGGTCCGATCGGTGAAGAACCGCATAGTTGGTACTTCGCGTTCGCCAAGTGGTTGCAAGGACACGTTGTCGAAGAACGAGTCGACCATGGGCAACCGCAGCAGACAATGCGACCACTGCGCTGGGCCGGGTTCCCGGGTTGGTGGCTCGCGGCGATGCGGTCGATCAATCCCCTTTGGAAGGCGACCCCGGAGAACCTCAAGCGAACGCCGCCTCCCTCTTGGATCGACGCCCTCGGCATGACGCGGATCGACCGGATGAACCAGTCGCTGACCTGGGGGATCGCCGTGATCATTCTGTTTCTGATCTGCCGACTGGTGATCGAGATGGTGCTGGGGAGCCAATTGCACTTCGGCCAATAG
- a CDS encoding HD domain-containing phosphohydrolase encodes MSVTTPIATQCHGYTPVPMALMTPDEVPAVDLYRRDLNTGRLQLYRAANVPITQDDLNKLSEAQINWLYAAEIDPEEMQMVIRRKLDALVRDDSVGIRDRFRKLNDIVTEVLSSAFEVNNTDEIVSSSAEIGQLAVRVLCEDEMTAGDLISLMHHDFQTATHSLNVAYMMVILARKIHLVPDAELPAVATAGILHDIGKLSVSDRILSKNDRLQRREQRVAQKHPALGFNRLCRRVDISFAQLMVIYQHHERMHGRGYPVGACDDEIHPWARLCSIVNVFDSLISNRPYRKRYPLHEAISMMDEHLSDGLDQEMYRCWKQYILKK; translated from the coding sequence ATGTCTGTAACTACACCTATTGCCACCCAGTGCCACGGCTACACGCCGGTTCCGATGGCGCTAATGACGCCTGACGAGGTGCCTGCGGTAGATCTATACCGACGCGACCTGAACACGGGCCGGTTGCAGTTGTATCGCGCCGCGAACGTTCCGATCACCCAGGACGACTTGAACAAGCTCTCCGAGGCCCAGATCAACTGGCTTTACGCGGCCGAGATCGATCCGGAAGAAATGCAGATGGTCATTCGTCGCAAGCTGGACGCCCTCGTCCGCGACGACTCGGTCGGCATCCGAGATCGCTTCCGTAAATTGAACGATATCGTGACCGAAGTGTTGTCTTCGGCGTTCGAGGTGAACAACACCGACGAGATCGTTTCTTCCAGTGCCGAGATCGGCCAACTGGCGGTGCGAGTGCTGTGCGAAGACGAGATGACCGCGGGCGATCTGATCTCGCTGATGCACCACGATTTTCAGACGGCGACCCATTCGCTGAATGTTGCCTACATGATGGTGATCCTCGCGCGTAAGATTCACCTGGTGCCAGACGCAGAACTTCCAGCCGTTGCCACCGCTGGCATTCTGCACGACATCGGGAAACTTTCGGTCAGCGATCGCATTCTTTCCAAGAACGATCGACTTCAGCGTCGCGAACAACGCGTCGCCCAGAAACATCCTGCCTTGGGATTCAATCGGCTTTGCCGTCGCGTCGATATCTCGTTCGCCCAGTTGATGGTGATCTATCAACACCATGAACGGATGCACGGACGAGGCTATCCCGTCGGCGCGTGCGACGACGAAATTCATCCTTGGGCACGCCTGTGCAGTATCGTGAACGTATTCGATTCGCTTATCAGCAATCGGCCCTACCGCAAACGTTATCCATTGCACGAGGCAATCTCGATGATGGACGAACATTTGTCGGACGGCCTGGATCAAGAGATGTACCGATGTTGGAAACAGTATATTCTCAAAAAATGA
- a CDS encoding PilZ domain-containing protein, whose protein sequence is MLETVYSQKMKLLLDRLRCRIQLPDQFADLEHRRGVLPSQSNDMRRAARVYCPGKLLIESFASLPTVPRNHQYVVGYSVDISSTGIRFLHDTELYPGEQVTLWTSAQRLTCTVIRCRRLNKSCYEVGASFVDEDPTYDSPQDVASPEQESLAGQDFLN, encoded by the coding sequence ATGTTGGAAACAGTATATTCTCAAAAAATGAAGCTGCTGTTGGATCGGCTTCGTTGCCGGATCCAGCTGCCAGACCAGTTTGCCGACCTGGAACATCGTCGTGGTGTCTTGCCGTCGCAGTCGAATGATATGCGCCGTGCGGCTCGCGTCTATTGCCCGGGCAAATTGCTGATTGAATCGTTCGCTTCGCTGCCAACCGTTCCGAGGAACCATCAATACGTGGTCGGTTACTCGGTCGATATCTCGTCGACGGGGATTCGTTTTCTTCACGACACCGAACTTTATCCTGGCGAACAAGTCACGCTGTGGACCTCGGCCCAGCGGCTGACCTGCACGGTGATTCGCTGCCGACGACTGAACAAGTCGTGTTACGAAGTGGGAGCGTCGTTTGTCGACGAAGATCCTACTTACGATTCGCCCCAGGATGTCGCCTCGCCCGAGCAAGAATCGCTCGCTGGCCAGGACTTCTTGAACTAG
- a CDS encoding HD domain-containing protein: MSVAREYLDGNAADIVTAIRTLFQERGSSQYGFEAVTQLEHALQSATLGLEQNASSELISAALLHDVGHLLHDLPDDAPEQGIDDHHENVGFHFLKTHFGPETYEPVRLHVAAKRYLCATREGYHDQLSEPSQVSLRLQGGPMSDAEVKEFEANPHYEAAIELRIWDDTAKVPNLVTPGLDQFEAHLRQSLRPA, translated from the coding sequence GTGAGCGTGGCTCGAGAGTATCTGGATGGAAACGCTGCGGATATCGTCACCGCGATCCGCACTTTGTTTCAAGAGCGAGGCAGCTCGCAGTATGGCTTCGAGGCGGTCACGCAGCTTGAACATGCGCTGCAGTCGGCAACGTTGGGTCTCGAGCAGAATGCTTCGTCCGAGTTGATCTCTGCCGCGCTGTTGCATGACGTGGGGCATCTTCTGCACGACCTGCCCGACGATGCCCCTGAGCAGGGAATCGACGATCATCACGAGAACGTCGGCTTTCACTTCCTGAAGACGCACTTCGGTCCCGAGACCTACGAGCCAGTGCGACTGCATGTCGCCGCAAAGCGTTACCTGTGTGCGACCCGAGAAGGATATCACGACCAGCTCAGCGAGCCCTCGCAGGTCAGCTTGCGTCTGCAAGGGGGGCCGATGTCGGATGCCGAAGTAAAAGAGTTTGAAGCGAACCCGCACTACGAAGCGGCGATCGAGCTGCGGATCTGGGACGATACCGCCAAGGTGCCGAACCTCGTCACGCCGGGCCTCGATCAGTTCGAGGCCCATTTGCGTCAATCGCTTCGCCCGGCTTAA
- a CDS encoding prolyl oligopeptidase family serine peptidase has translation MIRPSVAVVLIALFVSFAAAEDPIKPIPHRLPAPSNYKLPEETRKSLEADLAKAVEACAKVEDHALAADATVYCKAVEYALKHNEFYGEGDIKKAQACLIMAQNRAASLAAGKTPWKEQSGLLVRGYTSDVDGSVQPYGLVIPKELDLSKPQPLYIWLHGRGDKSTDMHFIHERSTKTGQISPEDAIVLHPFGRQCIGFKSAGEIDVMDAIEAVKQQYKIDDKRIVLMGFSMGGAGCWHIGAHYAENFVAMSPGAGFAETARYQNLKPENFPPQYEQTLWKLYDVPNYTTNLFNLPVVAYSGENDKQIQAARVMEEAFKKEGQQLTHLIGPKMGHKYAPETLEQILKMVKLARDAGQEAYPQNVSLQTPTLRYGSMHWVELLELNRHWEDSRVGALWKSDDELFVVTRNVARMKLDVGDKKKFNLEIDGDKLPVDLTQESADAIYLTKGEHWSVSTKDTPAKQLIKSPGLQGPIDDAFYGPFLVVLPSGKSSNAVVQRWVDFESKHLADRWQALFRGKLRTKLDKDVTPDDLKKYNIVAWGTPETNSILKKSIDKLPLKWDAQEVAIGKHTADAANHVPVMIYPNPLNPKKYLVINSGPTFREDHDRTNSLQNPKLPDWALIDISQHPDGSAPGKVFAADFFDEAWQP, from the coding sequence ATGATTCGCCCCAGCGTCGCTGTCGTTCTGATTGCGTTGTTTGTCTCGTTCGCCGCGGCTGAAGATCCGATCAAGCCAATCCCGCATCGCTTGCCCGCCCCAAGCAATTACAAGCTGCCCGAAGAAACCCGGAAGTCGCTGGAAGCAGACCTGGCCAAAGCGGTCGAAGCTTGTGCCAAAGTCGAAGACCACGCCCTGGCTGCCGATGCAACCGTCTATTGCAAGGCAGTTGAATACGCCTTGAAGCACAACGAGTTCTACGGCGAAGGGGACATCAAGAAGGCTCAGGCCTGCTTGATCATGGCCCAGAATCGTGCCGCCAGCCTGGCCGCTGGCAAAACGCCTTGGAAAGAACAATCTGGCTTGCTGGTTCGTGGCTATACCAGCGACGTCGACGGAAGCGTTCAGCCGTATGGGCTGGTCATTCCGAAAGAGCTCGACCTCAGCAAGCCACAGCCGCTCTACATCTGGCTGCATGGTCGCGGCGACAAGTCGACCGACATGCACTTCATTCACGAACGTTCGACCAAAACCGGTCAGATTTCGCCAGAAGACGCGATCGTGCTGCATCCGTTTGGCCGGCAGTGCATCGGCTTCAAGTCGGCGGGCGAAATCGACGTGATGGACGCCATCGAGGCGGTCAAACAACAGTACAAGATCGACGATAAACGAATCGTCCTGATGGGCTTCTCGATGGGGGGCGCTGGCTGCTGGCACATCGGTGCCCATTATGCGGAGAACTTCGTCGCCATGAGCCCTGGTGCCGGCTTCGCGGAAACGGCCCGCTACCAGAACCTGAAGCCAGAGAACTTCCCGCCACAGTACGAGCAAACACTGTGGAAGCTGTACGACGTTCCGAACTACACGACGAACCTGTTCAACTTGCCGGTCGTTGCTTACAGCGGCGAGAACGACAAGCAGATCCAAGCGGCTCGCGTGATGGAAGAAGCCTTCAAGAAGGAAGGCCAGCAGCTCACCCATCTGATTGGCCCCAAGATGGGTCACAAGTACGCTCCGGAAACGCTGGAGCAAATCTTGAAAATGGTAAAGCTGGCCCGGGACGCGGGTCAGGAAGCCTACCCACAAAACGTCAGTCTTCAGACGCCGACGCTGCGTTATGGTTCGATGCACTGGGTCGAACTGCTGGAGTTGAACCGTCATTGGGAAGACAGCCGCGTCGGTGCCTTATGGAAGTCGGACGACGAGCTGTTCGTGGTGACGCGTAACGTGGCCCGCATGAAGCTCGACGTCGGCGACAAGAAGAAATTCAACCTCGAAATCGACGGCGACAAACTGCCGGTCGATCTGACGCAGGAATCGGCCGACGCGATCTATCTGACCAAAGGCGAACATTGGAGCGTCAGCACCAAGGACACGCCTGCCAAGCAGTTGATCAAGTCGCCAGGATTGCAGGGCCCGATCGATGACGCGTTCTATGGACCGTTCCTGGTCGTGTTACCTTCTGGCAAGTCGTCCAACGCGGTCGTGCAGCGTTGGGTCGATTTCGAGTCAAAGCATCTGGCCGATCGCTGGCAGGCGTTGTTCCGCGGCAAGCTGCGAACGAAGCTCGACAAAGACGTCACCCCCGACGACCTGAAGAAGTACAACATCGTGGCCTGGGGTACACCAGAAACGAACTCGATTCTGAAGAAGAGCATCGACAAGCTTCCGCTGAAGTGGGACGCCCAGGAAGTCGCTATCGGCAAGCATACCGCCGACGCCGCCAACCATGTCCCAGTGATGATCTACCCGAATCCGTTGAATCCGAAGAAGTACCTGGTGATCAACAGTGGTCCTACCTTCCGCGAAGATCATGACCGCACCAACAGCCTGCAAAATCCGAAGCTGCCTGACTGGGCGTTGATCGATATCTCGCAGCACCCGGACGGCTCGGCCCCTGGCAAGGTGTTCGCCGCCGACTTCTTCGACGAAGCCTGGCAGCCTTAA